From the Tachysurus fulvidraco isolate hzauxx_2018 chromosome 21, HZAU_PFXX_2.0, whole genome shotgun sequence genome, the window ACTTACActacaaaatcaaaaaacactaCTAAAGCAAGCCGGAGAACGTTTCGGTGTTTTGTTCACCATGGAATAGCCATAGACATGGATCTTTTTCTCAGCGCTGTCGTGTCTGATCCTTCCACCTCCGATACACTCACAGTCCACACCGCCTGCTCTCTCCAGCTCACCAGAAACCTTGTCATAGATATCAGCTGtacaagacacacacaggaacagatacAGCAGTCATGTAACCAGAAAACTCTTGACACAACAAATCTGGATAGTACTTCAtcatttgtacttttttttgagGTTTACTGAATGTCACACCATGTGCTACATAATGACTGTGCTGGTTTTTGTGGACTTTCTGCTTTCTCTGTAGCACAAAAAGCTGTTTATCTTCACTTTACAAAAGAGAAACCATGCTGTTATATAACAAGAATAAACTTTAACGACAATTCGACGCTGAACATAattataaacagattaaaataagTTGCCGTGGTGTATATGAGGACTGAAAcacttgttattgttgtgttgttattaGACGCTAGTTAAAGCTAGCTGCACTGTTCAGGTCTCTGTACCGTGATACTCGGCCCACGCGTAGCCGCGCACTATGTCCACGTAGGAGTCGTCGGTTTTGCTGTGAACTCGTATGAGCACGTATTTAAACACGCCGTTCGGGTCGATATCAGCTTCAGGAATCTTGGCCAGTCGTTCGGCGGACATTATGAGCTCGCTAATTTCATACAATGTCTTAGTTCCAAACCCGGTAAAGCTTTCATTCCTGCAGCTCGCATTAGAGCCACCTACCGCCCTGGAGCTCAAATACGGATATTTGAGCTGCCACACCCTCTCAGGGCCACGAtggccacgatgaccacagtcccgatggcgtgccagtggtggtatatcataacttaaaacatgtattcataaaaatattaatattgataccaatggacattataataagatatctgctattgaaatcagtgtgaacagatgcactcagtctctcactatcacaacttaagtggtcatattgaatacacagctatgacaataataaatatacgccaacaaagtgtgactgagaacacaaaaaataagcctttggaggaacttgtgagatgtgaagtatattttattaacttatgaTTCACTTAACGgatccataacttagtaattataacttgcaaacctgcaaaagatcttccatgaacatcatagcatcagtggatgtatatcagtgtatcagtgaataTCAGCAGACCAGAAGTagtagtgtgtggtgttggagCATGTCAGGCCTACTTTCTTTTATAAGTGTACTTCTTGTCACTCCGTGCAGCACTG encodes:
- the phpt1 gene encoding 14 kDa phosphohistidine phosphatase, whose amino-acid sequence is MSAERLAKIPEADIDPNGVFKYVLIRVHSKTDDSYVDIVRGYAWAEYHADIYDKVSGELERAGGVDCECIGGGRIRHDSAEKKIHVYGYSMGFGQANHAVSTEKLKTRYADYEITWANEGY